The Clostridia bacterium genome includes a window with the following:
- the tpiA gene encoding triose-phosphate isomerase, whose translation MRRPLIAGNWKMNKTVSEAIKLVEDLKPLVKGSDAEVVVCPTFVCLNEAVKAASGSNIGVGAQNMHYKDSGAYTGEISPVFLKDIKIEYVILGHSERRQYFKEDDSEINKKVIAALDHGLKPILCVGETLEQRETGAAFDVIATQLNGCLEGLENRNLDDLVIAYEPVWAIGTGKTATSQDANEVIGFIRKQLIEKLGNEAADKTRILYGGSVKASNTRELMDMPEIDGALVGGASLDAAEFSKIVNYNL comes from the coding sequence ATGCGTAGACCATTAATAGCTGGCAACTGGAAAATGAACAAAACTGTCAGCGAAGCAATTAAGCTTGTAGAGGATCTAAAGCCACTTGTAAAGGGTTCGGATGCTGAAGTAGTTGTATGTCCGACCTTTGTATGTCTCAATGAAGCAGTTAAAGCTGCAAGTGGGAGCAACATAGGTGTCGGAGCACAGAATATGCACTATAAGGACAGCGGTGCGTATACAGGCGAGATTTCTCCAGTTTTTTTAAAGGATATAAAGATTGAATATGTAATACTGGGTCATTCTGAGCGCAGACAGTATTTCAAGGAGGATGATTCCGAAATAAACAAGAAGGTCATTGCTGCATTAGACCACGGACTAAAACCAATTCTCTGTGTAGGAGAGACTCTCGAACAAAGAGAAACAGGAGCAGCCTTCGATGTAATTGCCACTCAGTTGAATGGCTGTCTTGAAGGCTTGGAGAACAGAAATCTCGATGACCTTGTAATAGCTTACGAGCCAGTTTGGGCAATAGGAACAGGCAAAACTGCCACCAGCCAGGATGCCAATGAAGTGATAGGCTTCATAAGAAAACAACTCATAGAAAAGCTCGGGAATGAAGCAGCTGATAAGACTCGAATACTTTATGGAGGCAGCGTAAAGGCTTCAAACACAAGGGAGCTTATGGATATGCCCGAAATCGACGGAGCCCTGGTAGGCGGAGCAAGCTTGGA
- a CDS encoding phosphoglycerate kinase, with the protein MLVLNKKSIQDIDVNGKKVLVRVDFNVPIDENGSITDDRRIREALPTIKYLREHNAKVILMSHLGRPKGKFNMKYSLKPVAERLAQKLGADVKLAGDVIGDEVLAMVNSLKESEVMLLENVRFYEEEEKNDKEFSKKLAALGDIYVNDAFGTAHRAHATTAGIAEYLPSAIGFLIKKELDIMGKALTSPVRPFVAILGGAKVSDKIGVIENLMDKVDALLIGGGMAFTFYKAMGYEIGKSILEADKVELAGEILRKAEEKRVKLLLPIDIVVASEFNNDAHRRTVTANMIPEDQLGLDIGEHTREVFADIVKHAKTVVWNGPMGVFEMSNFAKGTFALAEAMSECKGTTIVGGGDSAAAIEQLGFADKITHISTGGGASLEFLEGKILPGIDVINEK; encoded by the coding sequence ATTCTCGTGCTGAACAAAAAATCCATACAGGATATAGATGTTAATGGAAAAAAAGTGCTTGTAAGGGTTGACTTTAATGTGCCAATAGATGAAAATGGAAGCATTACAGACGACAGGAGAATAAGAGAGGCGCTTCCTACAATCAAGTACTTAAGGGAGCACAATGCTAAAGTAATATTGATGTCCCATCTTGGAAGACCTAAGGGAAAGTTCAATATGAAGTATTCTCTGAAGCCGGTGGCTGAAAGATTAGCCCAAAAGCTCGGAGCTGATGTCAAGCTTGCTGGTGATGTCATTGGAGATGAAGTGCTGGCAATGGTTAACAGTCTTAAGGAAAGCGAGGTCATGCTGCTTGAGAATGTAAGGTTCTATGAAGAGGAAGAAAAGAACGACAAGGAATTTTCAAAGAAGCTTGCGGCACTCGGTGATATATATGTCAATGATGCTTTCGGTACAGCACACAGAGCACATGCCACAACAGCAGGAATTGCAGAATATCTGCCTTCAGCTATAGGATTCCTGATAAAGAAGGAACTGGACATCATGGGTAAAGCCCTTACTTCACCGGTCAGGCCATTTGTGGCTATATTGGGAGGAGCTAAGGTCTCTGATAAGATAGGAGTCATAGAGAACCTTATGGATAAGGTTGATGCACTTCTAATCGGGGGGGGTATGGCGTTTACCTTCTATAAAGCGATGGGCTATGAAATAGGAAAGTCAATACTCGAGGCCGACAAGGTGGAGCTGGCAGGGGAGATACTCAGAAAAGCTGAGGAGAAGCGTGTTAAACTGCTGCTTCCCATTGATATAGTAGTTGCTTCTGAATTTAATAATGATGCACACAGGCGTACAGTAACAGCAAATATGATACCTGAGGATCAGCTAGGCCTGGATATTGGAGAACATACAAGAGAGGTTTTTGCCGATATAGTTAAGCATGCAAAGACGGTTGTATGGAATGGACCAATGGGTGTGTTTGAAATGTCGAACTTTGCCAAGGGTACCTTTGCACTAGCTGAGGCAATGTCTGAATGCAAGGGCACCACGATTGTCGGAGGCGGCGATTCTGCTGCAGCAATCGAACAACTGGGCTTTGCAGATAAAATAACCCATATATCTACTGGCGGCGGGGCTTCCCTTGAATTTCTCGAGGGCAAGATACTCCCGGGCATCGATGTGATAAACGAAAAATAA
- the gap gene encoding type I glyceraldehyde-3-phosphate dehydrogenase — protein MALRVGINGFGRIGRPVFKIAQEKFGKDAEIVLINDLTDPKTLAHLLKYDSTYGRYDGDVQSKEHSIVVNGKEIEICAETKPENIKWGEYGVDVVLESTGRFTSKETAMAHVAGGAKKVIISAPAKNEDITIVMGVNEDKYDPEKHVIISNASCTTNCLAPVAKVLHENFGIVKGLMNTIHSYTNDQRILDQPHSDLRRSRAAALSIIPTTTGAAKAVSLVLPELKGKLTGLSLRVPTPTVSVVDLVADLEKNVTVDEINAAMKRAAENELKGILEYCEEPLVSIDFKGNPHSSILDALSTMVIQDNMVKIIAWYDNEWGYSNRIVDLIKYMANK, from the coding sequence ATGGCATTAAGAGTAGGAATCAATGGTTTTGGTAGAATTGGGAGGCCGGTATTTAAAATCGCACAGGAGAAGTTTGGAAAGGATGCGGAGATAGTACTTATAAATGATTTAACTGATCCAAAAACATTAGCGCATCTTTTAAAATATGACAGCACATACGGAAGATATGATGGAGACGTACAGTCTAAAGAACATTCAATAGTTGTCAATGGAAAAGAGATTGAAATCTGTGCTGAAACAAAGCCGGAGAATATAAAGTGGGGCGAGTACGGAGTAGATGTTGTTCTCGAATCCACAGGCAGATTCACAAGCAAGGAAACTGCAATGGCTCATGTAGCAGGTGGCGCAAAGAAGGTAATAATTTCTGCTCCTGCAAAAAATGAAGACATAACAATAGTTATGGGTGTAAATGAAGATAAATACGATCCAGAAAAGCATGTGATAATATCCAATGCTTCTTGCACAACAAATTGTCTTGCTCCTGTAGCAAAGGTGCTTCACGAAAACTTTGGAATAGTTAAAGGCTTGATGAATACAATTCATTCATATACAAATGACCAGAGAATACTTGACCAGCCGCACTCAGACCTCAGAAGGTCCAGAGCTGCAGCATTGTCAATAATTCCAACAACTACTGGGGCTGCAAAAGCAGTTTCACTAGTGCTTCCTGAACTTAAAGGAAAGCTCACAGGCCTTTCATTGAGAGTTCCTACCCCCACAGTATCAGTGGTTGATTTGGTTGCTGACTTGGAAAAGAACGTTACTGTAGATGAAATAAACGCAGCAATGAAGAGAGCAGCAGAAAACGAACTCAAGGGAATACTTGAGTATTGTGAAGAGCCGCTTGTTTCAATAGACTTCAAAGGAAATCCTCACTCTTCAATATTAGACGCATTATCAACAATGGTAATACAAGACAACATGGTAAAAATCATTGCATGGTATGACAATGAGTGGGGATATTCAAACAGAATAGTTGACCTGATAAAATATATGGCTAATAAATAA
- a CDS encoding sugar-binding domain-containing protein: MSELINLQKRLVPEVVDITEKRYSILRAIEFNQPVGRRALAGILGQSERWVRSELDILKNQNLIDIQPLGMMVTVEGKDIIYKLRDYISELKGLKDLENTVKAMLDIKEFIVVPGDAESDIQVLVEMAKVAFEYLRGIIEENDVISVSGGYSALSVAENAYKIAVQNVTVIPARGGIKADLERQANIVAAKLAKNIGGNYYLLHLPDNISEDMLNRMSDDPDIAKVLNYIKETDILIYGFSSFEAICRKRNFTEEEVENLKTLKVRAEAVGCYFDSTGRIVYRSGSVGIKPEYLDNIKTVMAVGGGIGKAEPIILVNKGRKNRVVVTDEAAAREIYKILRGGN; encoded by the coding sequence ATGAGCGAACTTATTAATTTGCAGAAAAGACTCGTGCCAGAAGTTGTGGACATTACGGAGAAGAGGTACAGTATTCTGAGGGCAATAGAGTTCAACCAGCCTGTCGGAAGACGAGCACTGGCCGGAATACTCGGACAGAGCGAAAGATGGGTAAGAAGTGAGCTTGATATATTAAAGAACCAGAATCTTATAGACATACAGCCCCTCGGTATGATGGTGACAGTTGAGGGTAAGGATATAATATACAAGCTTAGGGATTACATCTCGGAGCTTAAAGGGCTTAAAGACCTCGAGAACACAGTAAAAGCAATGCTGGACATAAAGGAATTCATTGTAGTCCCTGGCGATGCTGAGAGTGATATTCAGGTACTTGTTGAAATGGCCAAAGTAGCTTTTGAATATCTAAGAGGCATAATTGAAGAAAATGATGTAATTTCAGTAAGCGGGGGTTATTCCGCTCTATCTGTTGCAGAGAACGCTTACAAGATTGCAGTGCAAAATGTAACTGTAATTCCCGCCAGAGGTGGAATAAAAGCAGACTTGGAGCGCCAGGCAAACATTGTTGCAGCCAAATTGGCCAAGAACATAGGCGGCAACTATTATCTGCTGCACTTACCTGATAATATTAGTGAGGATATGTTAAATAGAATGTCCGATGACCCTGATATAGCCAAGGTTCTCAACTATATAAAAGAGACTGATATTCTTATATATGGCTTCAGCTCTTTTGAAGCCATATGCAGGAAAAGAAATTTCACTGAAGAGGAAGTAGAAAACCTAAAAACTCTAAAGGTTAGAGCCGAAGCAGTAGGCTGCTACTTTGACAGTACCGGAAGGATTGTATATAGGTCAGGCAGCGTAGGTATAAAACCGGAGTATTTAGACAATATAAAGACTGTGATGGCAGTAGGCGGAGGCATTGGTAAAGCTGAGCCCATAATATTGGTAAACAAGGGCAGAAAAAACAGAGTCGTTGTTACAGATGAAGCTGCTGCTCGTGAAATATATAAGATTTTAAGAGGAGGAAATTAA